The Plantactinospora sp. KBS50 sequence CGAACGCCGGGCCGGCCGGATCCTGGTCAACGGCTGGCCGACCGGCGTCGAGGTGAACCGGGCCACCGTGCACGGCGGACCGTTTCCGGCCACCTCCGACGGGCGCAGCACCTCGGTCGGCACGATGGCCATCGAGCGCTTCCTGCGGCCGGTGGCCTACCAGGACCTGCCACCGTGGCTGACCCCGACCGGCCAGCCCGGATCGGACCCGAGCGGCCAGCCCGGATAGAACCCGACCGCCAGCCCGGATCGGACCCGAGCGGCCAGCCCGGATCGGACCCGAGCGGCCGGCCCGGGTCCGACCGGGCCGGCCAGCCCGGGTGAGGGCCGGCCTACAGTTCGGCGACGATGTGCCGGGCGATCTCCAGCGATGAGGTCGCCGCCGGCGAGGGCGCGTTCAGCACGTGCACCTGGCCCGGCAGCCGCTCGATGAGGAAGTCGTCCACCAGCCGGCCGTCCCGGGTGATCGCCTGCGCCCGGACCCCGGCGCCGGCGCGTACCAGGTCCGCCGGCGTGACCGCCGGCACCAGCCGGGCCACGGCCGCGGCGAACCGGGCGCGCGACAACGACCGCGCCACCTCGGACCAGGCGTAGCCGAGGTGCCGGCGGGCCAGGTGCCACAGGCCCGGGAACGAGGCCGACTCGGCCACGTCCCGCGGGTTGATCCGCCCCCAGCGGTACCCCTCGCGGGCCAGCGCCAGCACCGCGTTCGGCCCGAGGTGGACCGACTTGTCGATCATCTTCGTCAGGTGTACGCCGAGGAACGGGAAGCGCGGGTCCGGCACCGGGTAGATCAGGCCGCGGACCAGGTGCCGCCGGTCCGGACGCAGTTCGTAGTACTCCCCCCGGAACGGCACGATCCGCACCCCGGTGCGCACCCCGGCCAGCCGGGCGATCCGATCCGCGTGCAGGCCCGCGCAGTTGACGAGCACGTCGGCCGGCAGCGCATCGCCGGTCGTCTCGACCGTCGTCACCGCCCCGCCGCGCACGCCGGTCACCCGGGTGCCCAGCCGGATCTCGCCGCCGGCCTCCCGGACCAGCCGGCCGAGCACCCGGCTGACCTCCCCGTAGTCGACGATGCCCGTACTCTGCACGTGCATCGCCTGCCGGCAGGACACCTCCGGTTCGATCTCGCGTGCCTGCGCCGGCTCCAGCAGGCGCACCGTGAGGCCGTTGGCCTGCGCCCGCTCGTGCAGCGCGGCCAGCCGCGGCAGTTCGTCCTGCGACGCCGCCACGATCAGCTTCCCGGTGATCTCGACGGGGATGCCGTGGCTGCGGCAGAAGCTGACCATGGCCGCCGCGCCGGAACGGCACAGCCGCGCCTTGAGGCTGCCCGGCTGGTAGTAGACGCCGGCGTGCAGCACCCCGGAGTTGTGTCCGGTCTGGTGGGCGGCCAGTCGATCCTCCTTCTCCAGCACGGTGACGTGGGCGTCCGTGCGCGTGCGCAGGATCTCGTGGGCGACCGCCAGCCCCACGATGCCGCCACCGATGACGACATAGCGTCGCATGGGTCGTCCTCCATTCCGGCCGGTCGGTTGCCCGGGCGAGCCCATTTGACCAGCGAGAACGCCGACAGGCAACACCCGGGGCGGCACCGGCGGCCGGGGTCGGCCGGCCGGGCGGGCGGTTGTCCCGGCCCGGCGATCCGCGCGGATCGATGCCCGACGTCCCCGATCAGGGGAGCGCCGCGGGCCGACGATCCCATCTAGAGTTGTCACTCCCCTTCATGATCAAGGTACGGCCGTACGGCACGGGCCGGACCCGACGACACCCCCGGGAGACGCGATGAGAATCAGCAGGATGTGCGCTCGACTCGCCGTCGTGGCGCTGGCCGCCGCGGCGGCACTGGTACCCGCGACCGCCGGGCAGGCACACGCCGTCGCCGACCCGATAAGCGTCTACCCGCCGATCCAGGGCGCGTCCACCTGGGACCGGTTCGGGCTCTCCGGCCCGGCCACCCACCACCGG is a genomic window containing:
- the lhgO gene encoding L-2-hydroxyglutarate oxidase; this encodes MRRYVVIGGGIVGLAVAHEILRTRTDAHVTVLEKEDRLAAHQTGHNSGVLHAGVYYQPGSLKARLCRSGAAAMVSFCRSHGIPVEITGKLIVAASQDELPRLAALHERAQANGLTVRLLEPAQAREIEPEVSCRQAMHVQSTGIVDYGEVSRVLGRLVREAGGEIRLGTRVTGVRGGAVTTVETTGDALPADVLVNCAGLHADRIARLAGVRTGVRIVPFRGEYYELRPDRRHLVRGLIYPVPDPRFPFLGVHLTKMIDKSVHLGPNAVLALAREGYRWGRINPRDVAESASFPGLWHLARRHLGYAWSEVARSLSRARFAAAVARLVPAVTPADLVRAGAGVRAQAITRDGRLVDDFLIERLPGQVHVLNAPSPAATSSLEIARHIVAEL